A stretch of DNA from Cannabis sativa cultivar Pink pepper isolate KNU-18-1 chromosome X, ASM2916894v1, whole genome shotgun sequence:
TATACAATGCTTGGGGATATTGAAAACTTGGAAGTCAAGCCCAGTCCACATCGGGGAATGACACCACGCatatttgaatttttgtttGCTAGGATCCAAGCTGTAAGTATTCAATTTTGGCTAGTTTTCCTTCACAATGTATGTGCAAGTTTACAGTGTTTGCCATATACCTTTCTATTTTTAGGAAGAGGAAAGCAGGAGGGATGAGAAATTAACATACAATTGCAAGTGTTCTTTCTTAGAGATTTACAATGAACAGATCACAGATCTCCTTGATCCCTCATGTACTAATTTGCTTGTAAGTCTGGTTAATTTGCTGTCTTTTGAGAAATGCCATACTTTCCAATTTATTATCAATCTctattctttattttcttttctcagCTGCGTGAGGATGTTAAAAAGGGTGTATATGTAGAAAATCTCTCTGAATTTGAAGTTCGGACTGTGAGCGACATCGTAAATCTTCTAATTCAGGTTAAAACTTATTCATCATTATTCTTTTTCATTTAGTATGATTATTTTTCTAAtgcatttttcattatttacaTATGCTTGCACTGATAGTGATTTCTGCTTATAGGGTTCTTCAAATAGAAAAGTTGCATCTACAAATATGAACAGAGAGAGCAGTCGTTCACATAGTGTATTTACTTGTGTGATTGAAAGTAGATGGGAAAATGATTCCACGACCAACTTAAGGTTTGCTAGACTAAACTTGGTTGATCTGGCTGGATCAGAAAGGTAAGGCAACATCATCAGTCTTGCTTCAGTTTGTGATTCCAAGAATTTGCATGACACTTTCCTCACTCACCAACTTCTTCCCTTCCCTGTAATAGGCAGAAAACTTCTGGTGCTGAGGGTGAGCGTTTAAAAGAAGCTGCTAACATTAACAAATCTTTGTCTACATTAGGGTACTTATTTTCTTGTTACGTTGACAAAGCTTGATTTTTGAGACATAATGATTTTTTTGGATAtcagtctttgttatttgctgtCTTTAAACATGGACCTATGCATTTTCAGTCATGTAATAATGGTTCTAGTGGATGTGGCGCAAGGGAAGCCAAGACATATTCCTTATAGGGACTCGAGGCTTACCTTCCTCCTACAGGTTAATACTGTTTTGTGATTTCTTTAATTAGCACTGAATAGCTCTACATTTTTTAGTTATGACTCGTAATGtttctattcaattatttaaaatgtaggACTCACTCGGTGGGAACTCAAAGACTATGATTATTGCAAATGTCAGCCCTTCTATCTGGTTAGTTTCATCTCTGGGAATTACAGTACCTTAGTTTCATAGCTGACCTTTAAATAACACATGTATATTGTTTTTTTCAGCTCTCAAGCTGAAACTTTAAACACTCTTAAGTTTGCCCAGAGAGCAAAAATGATCCAGAATAATGTAAGCTTCTTTCTAATCAATgcagtattatttaatattttgaagGCTTGGAAAACTTTTGAGttatacttttaaattttttttcttcattgcaTAGGCCGTAGTGAATGAAGATTCTTCAGGAGATGTCACCACTCTGCAACACCAAATACGACTTCTAAAGGTTAGAGAAAAATTTGATAATTCATTCATTGCCTGTGCCATATGTGAAATAGTATGATTTGAACATCAATGGCTATGATTGTAACAGGAGGAGCTTTCTATTCTTAGACGTCAGAATGTATCGAGATCCTTATCCTTTGGTCTTCCCACTGTTGAAGATACGAGAGCAAGACAAGAGCAGGAAAGTGGTTTTCCAGGACATGTGTGTGACATGGATGTAGAAGATGACGATTTGCTGAAAACTGAATCCAAAGGCACTGTGAGAATGTCTACTAAACAGGTATGTTGCTTTGATAGTTTTTATTTCGATGGACTTTTTGATAAATGCTTTCGTTTTCTTTTCTATACATGCACAATAAATCTGGACATCAAATGAAAAATAAGAACTTAGTTTACTTTGTAGTTTGCTTAACTGTTAATTCTATCAACAGCAAGTAATATTTTCTGTAGATATCTTGTATTCCCAGTTACATGTGGTAAACCAATGATTTATTACAGCTGAAATGTTTGGAGACAACTCTTGCTGGTGCCTTACGAAGGGAGCAGATGGCAGAAACTTGCATTAAGCAACTTGAGGCTGAAATAGAGCAATTAAATCGTTTGGTATATATATCTAGTGTGCCATTTTTTCCTTTTCAGAACTGTCATTTGGATTGTGTTTTATTATTCCTGTATTTATAACTTGTCAGGCACGTCAAAGAGAAGAAGACACCAGATGTACTAAGATGATGCTCAGGTTTCGAGAAGACAAAATCAGAAGACAGGAGGCACTTGTTAATGGTTCTATTCCTGCTGAGATTTATTTGCAAGAAGAGACAAGAGCTCTATCTGAAGAGATTCAACTACTTCAAGCTAAGCTAGATAAGAATCCAGAAGTAACTCGATTTGCTTTGGAAAATATAAGACTTTTAGACCAGCTTAGAAGGTACTTTTTGCAAACCTCAACCATTTCTAGCTGTTAAATCAATTTTACAAGTTTCATTATTATGGCATTGTAGATTTCAAGAATTCTACGAAGAAGGAGAGAGAGAAATACTCTTGTCTGAAGTATCCAAATTGCGAGATCAggtgtttaaaaatataaactaaATTATTCTTTCTTGCCAGTTGAGTTGCTTTATGGGGCTTGTGAAACTAAAGATGATGCATTTGTTTGCAGCTACTTCAATTTCTTGACGGAAACTCCATACATCATAGTTATCAAAATTTTATAACAGAACCTGAGGTGGCATACTTTTCTCACCTCTTCTATTATTCAAGCTTCTCATTTCTGTCATTTTGTTTGTGGAAATATGGGTTTCAGTGGAAGATGATATCATATATAGCCCTTTTTGCCACTTTCCTTTCATCATTTTATCCCaagattcttattttaatatatattatatatatatatttttgacacAGGAAGCCATTTACATGAACAAGAAGAATGATTCTCTTACTCAAGAGGTATCACCTAATCCTTTTTCGAAGGAAGTTACATATTAGTTATATACTTGTAGCTCATATTTTGCTTTGTAACTGGTTGTAGTTGGAGAAAACTGTTAATGAACTTGAGGAATGCCGGCGCAACTTAAAAGCTTGTTTGGATGAAAATGCAAAACTCAGTAGGTGAGAAAATCGTTGCCAAGCTTCAATTGAGATAGTCCTCCAGTTAGAAGTGGTTTATGTTAATTTTCACTTCCGATCTCTTATAAATTGCTGTTTTTTCTGGAAATTCTGCAGGGAGCTAGAAGATGCACAATCAATGTTGATCAATGTTAAGCCTAAGCCTTCTAATCAAGTAGATAGTGTTAAGACCACAGAGGTACATACATTTTTTAACTCCAAGTATATAGCTCTTGTTTGAGTTTTTTTAAATACTCCTAAAGAAGAAATACCACTGAGACAAGGAAAAGAAATTAGTCTCATTGGTTGATTGTCTGGACCCCTTATGAGCTATGTTTAGGTTATTAAGTGTTAGCTTAACATTTGTTTATATCTAAATTTATTAATGGGAAATAACATTATTTTCAGGATTCACAAGATTTAGGATCTCTCAAACTTAATAGTGCTGTTCAAAATCAAATCGAGGAGATGGAGGCAAAGCATGAATCCATTATGACTAAGAATGCAGAAGAAATTGTTAACTTGCAATTGGAATTGGATATACTAAAGATCATTTTCAAAGAAGTTTCAGAGCAAAGAGTAACATGCTTAAACAAAGAACTTGAGCGTGCAAAAGAAGATTTATTTTTGACGATCAAACATCATGAAGACACAAAGACAGAACTGATGGAAGCTAAGTCTGTTATTGAGGCTATGGAGTCTCAGCAGATTTTGTCTATCAACGAAATGGAAGACCTAAGAAACACTAACAGCCGTTATATGCAGCTTTTGAGTAAATATGAAGTTGAAATTATGGCTCTTCAAGAGCATCTTGCTTTGAAGGAGCTAAAGGATGTCTCACCTACAAACTGCTCCAAGAATGATACTTCTTTGTTGCAGGAAAAGGTGACGAGAATGCAATGTTCCCTTGAAAAGGCCAAGAGACTGAACACATGGTACCAAAATGATCGTGAATTTCATGTCTCTAATGATGAAGAAATGGATCAGGTTCGCTCACAGGTAGAAGCTGAAACTGCTGAGGTGATTGTGTGCATGCAGGAAGAGTTGGCCATACTTCAGCAGCAAGTCCAGGATAGTCATTTGAAAGAAGTAGAGATGAGAAGGAATTTAATGCTTTCAGAAACTGAATTAAAGGAGGTTGATGAAAAAGTGAATCTCCTGATCAGAGATAATGGGAGTTTAAATGCAAAGCTAAAGGAGAAAGATGCAGAACTTAGAAGTTTATCTGAAGAATGGTCTTTGTTGACTACTGAGATAGAAGCAATTCTTTCAGATGGGTGTGAGTTACTCATTGATGCTTCTGATCAACTTGAACATATATCTAATTCTTTTCCTCAGAAAAGGATTTGGATATCAGAACATGTTGGTAGGATGGTAAGAACCATATCTGAAAAAGAATTATTGATTGAAGAATTGAGAAGATGTTTAGAGGATGCAAACAACAAACAAAGTGACGTAGAGAGTATGCTAAAGTCACTGAGAGGAGCAGCGATGGTTATCACTGAAGCTCACCAGCGCGAGTTCAGTGAAAAAGAGAAAGACATCCTGGCCTTGACATCACTGCTGAGTGTAAAAGCATCGACCATAGATAAGCTGGAAAATAGACTGAAATTACAGGAAGATGAGCTAAAAAAAGCATCAGTTTGTGCAACAGTTGCTTTTGTCATTGTCAACAGATTAGAAGAAGTGAATCATCACAACCTTGATGAATTACAGCATAAGAATATCCAACTTACTAGATCAGAAGAAACTAACATGAGGATGGATGCCCTCCTCTGTGAACAGGCTGTTGTGGTTGAAGAAGCAGAAAAACAGATCATGTCTTTGAAAGCAGAGCTTGTAAACTTGAAGGAAATTTCATCTGATCTAAAGCAAAAGCTTTCTGATGAGCAAAAACGTAACTATTCTATGACAGAAAAACTTAAAGATGTTgaagagaataatatattagTTGCAAAGGAAAAACTGGCTGAGCTAAAATATGGTGTTTCCTCACTCAAGTCATGCATGGGCACCCATGTGGAGCAGTATACAAGTCTTCAAAGGAATAGTCCACAGGAAGATCGTACATCTTTCGATGGAGAAGGTGCAGGCTGGGTAAGTTAACATCTTTGTATTGGTTGAGGTCCTTTAATTACGGATGCATGATTTATAGTTCCTAAACCTGAATATTCTTGCAGATAGATAATGAAATATATCAAGATGATGAAGTTGACTACGAAATCGTTGAGGACTCAGGAACCGACATCTCCAAGTCTTCTCCTGACTTAGGGAAGAAGGTATGTTTTCATTCATGTGATCAGGATAAGTTCAAGTCTTTCCCTTGTGAGGAAAAATGTGATAGGGACACTACTATTATTCTTCTGAGAAGGGAAATGGAATATGCCCTTCAAAGTTTACAAGAGGTGCAGGTTGAGATGGAAAAGCTACGTAGAGAGAATAAAGACATACTGAAGTCTGAGCAATATAGTCGCAAAAGCATGACATGTTTTACAAACCAAATAAGAAATCTACAAACAACTTTGACTGACTTTGAAGTTCAATCCAAACTGAAGATGGAAGTTTTGAATCAACGGCTAGAGGCATCTGAACAGAATGTGGTGGAAGCTGGCTCGCATTTGTATGAAACTAGAGAGGTGATTAAAGACTTTCATACCTCTAATTTTGGGATGCCTCTAATTCTTCCATATTCTACTGAGTACTGAACATtgttttgaatattatttaaaacaaataataagcTGTCATATCAGGCATTTAACAGCAAGATTTAACAATTACACCAAAATCTAGACAGAGTATATTATTACCAccaaaagaaatatttgagtattGAAAGTGTAACATTGAAAAGATTTGAATTTTCGCACTCAATATCTCTTTCTTCATGTCAACAtatgataatttattaatttagacatacaTCCTTTTCAAATTTTCTCTTCATGATAACGTATTTAGgcataaataaatcaatttgCTTTCTCGTAATACTAAACATTAATTCCTTGTTTATTTTAGCATTTTGCTACTTTTAGAATTCTTCTAATGTGTCTTTGTTTAACAGTTGCTTGAATTAGAAGTTGATGATGCAAAATTGGTTGCTGCTCAGAAAGCTGCTGAAGTTGCTTGCATTCTCTCTAAATTTGAAGAAGCGCAAGATACAATGAAGGAAGCAGATATTATGATTAATGGGCTGATGATAGCAAATGAGACCATGAAGCTTGAAGTAAAAAAATTGCACAAAATAAATTGCAGGCTGACAAAAGATAAAGATATATTAGCTAATGAAGTTCAGAGCTTGCAGTCCATTAACATCATCAAAAGTCAGCAATGTGAACAACTTAGGTCTGATTTATCGGAGACAAACGCATTGGTTGTAGAACTGGAGGGTATGATTGTGGAGGTCCGGGCTTCTTTCAAAGAAAATTTCTTGCTTCTATCCTCGGACTTCGGTACTCTGAAGAGTCTACTATTTGACACTTCAAAGCTAGTGAAGACATGGCTTGATGAAATTTGGTCTGAGATAATTGGGAGGGATTGTGCGGTGTCAGTCCTTCACCTTTGCCACATGGGAATTCTATTGGAAACAGTGACGGGGCTAAATGCTGAGAATGGGCTGCTTCAACATGGCATGTGTGAATCAAATGCTGTTATTGCTGATTTGAAAGAGCACAATAGCAAGTCAATAAAAGAGcttgagatgtgtagggtgatgAAGGGAAAATTATTGTGTGACATCAAAAATGGTTTCAATCGCATTTCCAAAACAGAGGATGAAAATAAAGAGCTTAGTGCCAAGCTAACCTCTTTCGATGAGAAGATATCAGAGTTGCAGCTACAAGAGGAGTTGATAGTGCAGAGGTCTAACTACATAGGATCTCAGCTTGTTATGTTGATGGCGGAGTTGGACTTAAGTAACAAAAATTTGGCAGCATCACTTTTGGATCAAGAGAAATTATTGCAAGACAAAGAGGAGGTCTTCAAATCACAATCTGAGTCTTTTA
This window harbors:
- the LOC133031714 gene encoding kinesin-like protein KIN-12D isoform X4, with amino-acid sequence MLRDFKFLRGNTGKNDEAENIPVGRNDLLVSRISSDASRAPLNAIQEPTSYTKQEQEMGSGRSKVDKTPSKVKTRVADPALPLRTPDKYGGGISARQRFGWAAQKNELGATAGDLRDDVQVRGAGVSNGGFANMTPRTTTRTVGRAGSNFSETNSTQSTPTKSVSKPPGSSLRSKVDGTGGARTANFAPLYKGTPIPSGSCTVVNTVEVPHFDLKENPSFWMEHNVQVVIRVRPLNSMERSTNGYSRCLKQESFNTISWIGHPETRFTFDHVACETVDQEMLFRMACLPMVENCLSGYNSCMFAYGQTGSGKTYTMLGDIENLEVKPSPHRGMTPRIFEFLFARIQAEEESRRDEKLTYNCKCSFLEIYNEQITDLLDPSCTNLLLREDVKKGVYVENLSEFEVRTVSDIVNLLIQGSSNRKVASTNMNRESSRSHSVFTCVIESRWENDSTTNLRFARLNLVDLAGSERQKTSGAEGERLKEAANINKSLSTLGHVIMVLVDVAQGKPRHIPYRDSRLTFLLQDSLGGNSKTMIIANVSPSICSQAETLNTLKFAQRAKMIQNNAVVNEDSSGDVTTLQHQIRLLKEELSILRRQNVSRSLSFGLPTVEDTRARQEQESGFPGHVCDMDVEDDDLLKTESKGTVRMSTKQLKCLETTLAGALRREQMAETCIKQLEAEIEQLNRLARQREEDTRCTKMMLRFREDKIRRQEALVNGSIPAEIYLQEETRALSEEIQLLQAKLDKNPEVTRFALENIRLLDQLRRFQEFYEEGEREILLSEVSKLRDQLLQFLDGNSIHHSYQNFITEPEEAIYMNKKNDSLTQELEKTVNELEECRRNLKACLDENAKLSRELEDAQSMLINVKPKPSNQVDSVKTTEDSQDLGSLKLNSAVQNQIEEMEAKHESIMTKNAEEIVNLQLELDILKIIFKEVSEQRVTCLNKELERAKEDLFLTIKHHEDTKTELMEAKSVIEAMESQQILSINEMEDLRNTNSRYMQLLSKYEVEIMALQEHLALKELKDVSPTNCSKNDTSLLQEKVTRMQCSLEKAKRLNTWYQNDREFHVSNDEEMDQVRSQVEAETAEVIVCMQEELAILQQQVQDSHLKEVEMRRNLMLSETELKEVDEKVNLLIRDNGSLNAKLKEKDAELRSLSEEWSLLTTEIEAILSDGCELLIDASDQLEHISNSFPQKRIWISEHVGRMVRTISEKELLIEELRRCLEDANNKQSDVESMLKSLRGAAMVITEAHQREFSEKEKDILALTSLLSVKASTIDKLENRLKLQEDELKKASVCATVAFVIVNRLEEVNHHNLDELQHKNIQLTRSEETNMRMDALLCEQAVVVEEAEKQIMSLKAELVNLKEISSDLKQKLSDEQKRNYSMTEKLKDVEENNILVAKEKLAELKYGVSSLKSCMGTHVEQYTSLQRNSPQEDRTSFDGEGAGWIDNEIYQDDEVDYEIVEDSGTDISKSSPDLGKKVCFHSCDQDKFKSFPCEEKCDRDTTIILLRREMEYALQSLQEVQVEMEKLRRENKDILKSEQYSRKSMTCFTNQIRNLQTTLTDFEVQSKLKMEVLNQRLEASEQNVVEAGSHLYETRELLELEVDDAKLVAAQKAAEVACILSKFEEAQDTMKEADIMINGLMIANETMKLEVKKLHKINCRLTKDKDILANEVQSLQSINIIKSQQCEQLRSDLSETNALVVELEGMIVEVRASFKENFLLLSSDFGTLKSLLFDTSKLVKTWLDEIWSEIIGRDCAVSVLHLCHMGILLETVTGLNAENGLLQHGMCESNAVIADLKEHNSKSIKELEMCRVMKGKLLCDIKNGFNRISKTEDENKELSAKLTSFDEKISELQLQEELIVQRSNYIGSQLVMLMAELDLSNKNLAASLLDQEKLLQDKEEVFKSQSESFMMEWCVKEFESLILASQLEEMALRKANAEREHSQCCTILEDLKREIILFKVDAELKDQLLRDKEVEVACQFSVLDQQKQKMEEELLLLESSSHELKTDFRKKEAELTRMISFEKENEVLKIEIEKLNAEKSLVLHNLEEKNSDVESYLGQVDVFEKENHRLRDEILILETRVANLETDFQLKTDELHELQLSHYSMTEENVLLEEELVSSKRNKHELLTMASSNIKKCVDLMDSRLNVLNEGGFVNLDKMLKEICETAEKTNEFMEQIEYLKGQCKELEFENKSLQTELLRKDDVLKGLLFDLSLLQESASNTKDQKDEMKELVASLEALEDELLVKSIELDEAMASKEMLEAQLHEKTDRINTLELSISRDCESRDVLRSENLELKAQLEDAFTAKRYAEEDLTETKKVNESLEMELMEMGNAIDCLNDSVESLRSNLGELESERDQLQLEMLGLKNKLEAEQARAEEQEAIAKEAQQIAESKNIYVDEKEAEVKLYERSIEELEYTINVLENKVAIVKEEAERQRLQREELELELHAVKQQTRNVENADADMRSYLHEKEKSLQEAVAQIQILEKDIVEKDSEIAQFKAHISELNLHAEAQASEYKQKFKALEAMAEQVRPEGSSFLHALTSSPKKAEKFVAKPRGSGSPFKCIGLGMVQQIKSERDEDLTAARLRIEELESLVASRQKEIFTLNTKLAAAESMTHDVIRDLLGVKLDMTTYVSLLDNQQVQKITEKARFHDIESQDDQEVVKLKKQLTEFIKERQGWLEEIDRKQAEVVAAQVALEKLRQRDQLLKAENEMLKMENVNHKKKVMELEGEINKLSGQQNLHQRIHHHTKIKEENNTLKTQNADLSTKLRRTEVLLSRVKDELACFRASNGRNPYIDFDEEKRLSSKLKETEEEKLQLAHKLLALCTSILKAAGITKPVNEINPSLAEEVLEQLKNKIASMDREVQDLKYKSKITCERARLCELLPQSSPINSRADEEKRPTPKKVSHAPYFNSDIDR
- the LOC133031714 gene encoding kinesin-like protein KIN-12D isoform X3 — encoded protein: MLRDFKFLRGNTGKNDEAENIPVGRNDLLVSRISSDASRAPLNAIQEPTSYTKQEQEMGSGRSKVDKTPSKVKTRVADPALPLRTPDKYGGGISARQRFGWAAQKNELGATAGDLRDDVQVRGAGVSNGGFANMTPRTTTRTVGRAGSNFSETNSTQSTPTKSVSKPPGSSLRSKVDGTGGARTANFAPLYKGTPIPSGSCTVVNTVEVPHFDLKENPSFWMEHNVQVVIRVRPLNSMERSTNGYSRCLKQESFNTISWIGHPETRFTFDHVACETVDQEMLFRMACLPMVENCLSGYNSCMFAYGQTGSGKTYTMLGDIENLEVKPSPHRGMTPRIFEFLFARIQAEEESRRDEKLTYNCKCSFLEIYNEQITDLLDPSCTNLLLREDVKKGVYVENLSEFEVRTVSDIVNLLIQGSSNRKVASTNMNRESSRSHSVFTCVIESRWENDSTTNLRFARLNLVDLAGSERQKTSGAEGERLKEAANINKSLSTLGHVIMVLVDVAQGKPRHIPYRDSRLTFLLQDSLGGNSKTMIIANVSPSICSQAETLNTLKFAQRAKMIQNNAVVNEDSSGDVTTLQHQIRLLKEELSILRRQNVSRSLSFGLPTVEDTRARQEQESGFPGHVCDMDVEDDDLLKTESKGTVRMSTKQLKCLETTLAGALRREQMAETCIKQLEAEIEQLNRLARQREEDTRCTKMMLRFREDKIRRQEALVNGSIPAEIYLQEETRALSEEIQLLQAKLDKNPEVTRFALENIRLLDQLRRFQEFYEEGEREILLSEVSKLRDQLLQFLDGNSIHHSYQNFITEPEEAIYMNKKNDSLTQELEKTVNELEECRRNLKACLDENAKLSRELEDAQSMLINVKPKPSNQVDSVKTTEDSQDLGSLKLNSAVQNQIEEMEAKHESIMTKNAEEIVNLQLELDILKIIFKEVSEQRVTCLNKELERAKEDLFLTIKHHEDTKTELMEAKSVIEAMESQQILSINEMEDLRNTNSRYMQLLSKYEVEIMALQEHLALKELKDVSPTNCSKNDTSLLQEKVTRMQCSLEKAKRLNTWYQNDREFHVSNDEEMDQVRSQVEAETAEVIVCMQEELAILQQQVQDSHLKEVEMRRNLMLSETELKEVDEKVNLLIRDNGSLNAKLKEKDAELRSLSEEWSLLTTEIEAILSDGCELLIDASDQLEHISNSFPQKRIWISEHVGRMVRTISEKELLIEELRRCLEDANNKQSDVESMLKSLRGAAMVITEAHQREFSEKEKDILALTSLLSVKASTIDKLENRLKLQEDELKKASVCATVAFVIVNRLEEVNHHNLDELQHKNIQLTRSEETNMRMDALLCEQAVVVEEAEKQIMSLKAELVNLKEISSDLKQKLSDEQKRNYSMTEKLKDVEENNILVAKEKLAELKYGVSSLKSCMGTHVEQYTSLQRNSPQEDRTSFDGEGAGWIDNEIYQDDEVDYEIVEDSGTDISKSSPDLGKKVCFHSCDQDKFKSFPCEEKCDRDTTIILLRREMEYALQSLQEVQVEMEKLRRENKDILKSEQYSRKSMTCFTNQIRNLQTTLTDFEVQSKLKMEVLNQRLEASEQNVVEAGSHLYETRELLELEVDDAKLVAAQKAAEVACILSKFEEAQDTMKEADIMINGLMIANETMKLEVKKLHKINCRLTKDKDILANEVQSLQSINIIKSQQCEQLRSDLSETNALVVELEGMIVEVRASFKENFLLLSSDFGTLKSLLFDTSKLVKTWLDEIWSEIIGRDCAVSVLHLCHMGILLETVTGLNAENGLLQHGMCESNAVIADLKEHNSKSIKELEMCRVMKGKLLCDIKNGFNRISKTEDENKELSAKLTSFDEKISELQLQEELIVQRSNYIGSQLVMLMAELDLSNKNLAASLLDQEKLLQDKEEVFKSQSESFMMEWCVKEFESLILASQLEEMALRKANAEREHSQCCTILEDLKREIILFKVDAELKDQLLRDKEVEVACQFSVLDQQKQKMEEELLLLESSSHELKTDFRKKEAELTRMISFEKENEVLKIEIEKLNAEKSLVLHNLEEKNSDVESYLGQVDVFEKENHRLRDEILILETRVANLETDFQLKTDELHELQLSHYSMTEENVLLEEELVSSKRNKHELLTMASSNIKKCVDLMDSRLNVLNEGGFVNLDKMLKEICETAEKTNEFMEQIEYLKGQCKELEFENKSLQTELLRKDDVLKGLLFDLSLLQESASNTKDQKDEMKELVASLEALEDELLVKSIELDEAMASKEMLEAQLHEKTDRINTLELSISRDCESRDVLRSENLELKAQLEDAFTAKRYAEEDLTETKKVNESLEMELMEMGNAIDCLNDSVESLRSNLGELESERDQLQLEMLGLKNKLEAEQARAEEQEAIAKEAQQIAESKNIYVDEKEAEVKLYERSIEELEYTINVLENKVAIVKEEAERQRLQREELELELHAVKQQTRNVENADADMRSYLHEKEKSLQEAVAQIQILEKDIVEKDSEIAQFKAHISELNLHAEAQASEYKQKFKALEAMAEQVRPEGSSFLHALTSSPKKAEKFVAKPRGSGSPFKCIGLGMVQQIKSERDEDLTAARLRIEELESLVASRQKEIFTLNTKLAAAESMTHDVIRDLLGVKLDMTTYVSLLDNQQVQKITEKARFHDIESQDVDQEVVKLKKQLTEFIKERQGWLEEIDRKQAEVVAAQVALEKLRQRDQLLKAENEMLKMENVNHKKKVMELEGEINKLSGQQNLHQRIHHHTKIKEENNTLKTQNADLSTKLRRTEVLLSRVKDELACFRASNGRNPYIDFDEEKRLSSKLKETEEEKLQLAHKLLALCTSILKAAGITKPVNEINPSLAEEVLEQLKNKIASMDREVQDLKYKSKITCERARLCELLPQSSPINSRADEEKRPTPKKVSHAPYFNSDIDR